A genomic stretch from Dissulfurispira thermophila includes:
- a CDS encoding DUF3368 domain-containing protein, which translates to MIAVSNTSPLILFDKVDHLWILGRLFNKVLIPPSVDKEWLRPGDYVTPGWIFVENLSNKELSDAEKFYLEVDIGEAEAIALFRSIKADTLLFDDLKARRLAKSLEIPVIGTLGLLIAAKHKGIISEIKPLLEGLKRHRFYISDEALKMALLLAKE; encoded by the coding sequence ATGATTGCTGTCTCTAATACAAGTCCTTTAATACTCTTTGATAAAGTAGATCATCTCTGGATACTTGGCAGATTATTTAATAAAGTATTGATACCGCCTTCTGTTGATAAAGAATGGCTCAGACCAGGTGATTATGTGACACCTGGATGGATATTTGTTGAAAATCTTTCAAATAAAGAGTTATCAGATGCTGAAAAATTCTATCTGGAAGTTGATATAGGTGAAGCAGAGGCAATTGCCCTATTCCGTTCAATAAAAGCTGACACTTTATTATTTGACGATCTCAAGGCAAGGAGATTGGCAAAATCTTTAGAGATTCCTGTTATTGGCACATTGGGCTTACTTATTGCTGCCAAGCATAAGGGAATAATCTCTGAAATAAAACCCCTTCTGGAGGGTTTAAAGAGACACAGATTTTATATATCAGATGAAGCTCTAAAAATGGCATTATTATTAGCTAAAGAATAA
- a CDS encoding DUF5615 family PIN-like protein: MHLKLLADESLDFRIVLNLKEAGFEIISVLKDYQGASDRKVLELSKTFNAIIITEDKDFGEWIFAHKEKSIGVIFLRYNSTEFQKISSSLIILLKKFGTELYGKFTVVTIKKIRIRTL, encoded by the coding sequence TTGCATCTTAAACTGCTCGCTGATGAAAGTCTTGACTTTAGAATAGTGCTAAACCTAAAAGAGGCTGGCTTTGAAATCATCTCTGTTTTAAAAGATTATCAAGGCGCATCTGATAGAAAAGTTCTGGAACTTTCAAAAACCTTTAATGCCATCATTATAACTGAAGATAAGGACTTCGGGGAGTGGATTTTTGCCCATAAGGAAAAGTCTATAGGAGTAATCTTTTTGCGATATAACTCCACAGAGTTTCAAAAGATTTCATCATCTTTAATTATTTTGCTTAAAAAGTTTGGAACTGAACTTTACGGTAAATTCACAGTGGTTACTATTAAAAAAATAAGGATTAGAACTTTATGA
- a CDS encoding DNA-binding protein: MGNTGILTWHKTAFLCSRNIHGDAILRCHDWAVRMRDEGRCVISGFHSLIEKDVLRYLLRGHQPLIIILARGMKKRIEPELKKPLDVGRLLILSPFDREVKRVTAETAMIRNKVMIDIADHIVVGHLNPDGNISNLFKSVNKEIEFLR, from the coding sequence GTGGGTAACACAGGCATACTCACATGGCATAAGACCGCATTTCTATGCAGTAGAAACATCCATGGTGATGCGATTCTCAGGTGCCATGACTGGGCAGTCAGGATGCGAGATGAGGGAAGATGTGTCATATCAGGCTTTCATAGCCTGATTGAAAAAGATGTCCTTCGTTATCTTTTAAGGGGTCATCAGCCTTTAATCATTATTTTGGCAAGGGGGATGAAGAAAAGGATTGAACCAGAACTCAAAAAGCCCCTCGATGTTGGAAGACTTCTCATCCTTTCCCCCTTTGATAGAGAGGTCAAAAGGGTTACCGCAGAAACTGCAATGATAAGGAATAAGGTCATGATAGATATAGCAGACCATATAGTTGTGGGCCATTTAAACCCTGATGGCAACATATCAAATCTGTTTAAGTCAGTTAACAAAGAAATAGAGTTTTTGAGGTAA
- a CDS encoding ATP-binding cassette domain-containing protein has protein sequence MKSPMHQELLEIRHLKYRVDGRDLINDLSMTIHAGDVHALLGTNGTGKSTLAYLIMGCEGYRSCSGEIIFEGKIINDLPIHERARLGITMAWQEPVRFEGISVSDYLSLKNRLASSPLHPFTPSPAYYLEMAGLNPELYLHRMVDKSLSGGERKRIELASILALSPKLAILDEPDSGIDMLSTQDIINVINAFKENGSSVLLITHREEIALIADMASQICGGKIVFSGSPHDVAEYYKSRQCLVCNGEVCRQRTD, from the coding sequence TTGAAATCACCTATGCATCAGGAACTTCTTGAGATAAGGCATCTTAAATACAGGGTAGATGGAAGAGATCTCATAAATGACCTCTCCATGACAATCCATGCCGGGGATGTCCATGCCCTTTTAGGCACAAACGGCACAGGCAAGAGCACCCTTGCGTATCTGATAATGGGATGCGAGGGGTACAGATCTTGCTCAGGAGAGATAATCTTTGAAGGGAAAATTATCAATGACCTTCCAATCCATGAGAGGGCAAGGCTCGGTATTACAATGGCATGGCAGGAGCCGGTTAGATTTGAGGGAATATCCGTTTCAGATTACCTTTCATTGAAAAACCGATTGGCCTCTTCACCTCTTCACCCATTCACCCCTTCACCAGCCTACTACCTTGAAATGGCAGGACTTAATCCAGAACTCTATCTTCACAGAATGGTTGATAAATCCTTAAGCGGCGGAGAGAGAAAAAGGATTGAGCTTGCCTCCATATTAGCTCTCTCGCCAAAACTTGCAATCCTTGATGAGCCTGACTCAGGAATAGATATGCTCTCAACTCAGGATATAATTAATGTCATTAATGCCTTTAAAGAAAACGGCTCTTCTGTTTTGCTTATAACGCATAGAGAGGAAATCGCCCTTATTGCTGACATGGCATCCCAGATATGCGGAGGGAAAATTGTATTTTCAGGTAGCCCTCATGATGTTGCGGAGTATTACAAATCAAGACAATGCCTTGTTTGTAATGGAGAGGTGTGCAGGCAGAGGACTGATTAA
- the darG gene encoding type II toxin-antitoxin system antitoxin DNA ADP-ribosyl glycohydrolase DarG, protein MIKFIKGNIFESNAEALVNSVNTVGVMGKGIALQFKERFPENYRLYKKTCEEGRVTIGKMFVTSTNSLINPRWIINFPTKKHWMHRSSYGFIEAGLDDLIKVIKDLNIKSIAIPPIGAGQGGLKWEKVKRIIEDKLGELDIEILVYEPDSINLMPISTNAKLTKQRAMLLYLVELYRVLGYEITLLEIQKVAYFLQRLGQADLKLQFKKYYYGPYAHNLQHLLHHLRGSYLLTEKPILDSRPYDNIYLNNEKLAEIKDFIDKYCSDTEIQRIEIISKIIEGFESPFGLELLATVDWILFNDRENKIQTIEDFQKAILRWSKRKYDVFKKELIEIAFKRLMQFKEKLYPLNKLPILAPL, encoded by the coding sequence ATGATTAAATTTATCAAAGGAAATATCTTTGAAAGCAACGCCGAAGCACTGGTGAATTCTGTAAATACTGTTGGTGTTATGGGTAAGGGGATCGCCCTACAGTTCAAAGAGAGGTTCCCTGAGAATTACAGACTCTATAAAAAGACATGCGAAGAAGGCAGGGTTACTATTGGAAAGATGTTTGTTACATCAACAAACAGCCTTATTAATCCCAGATGGATCATTAACTTCCCTACAAAGAAACACTGGATGCATCGCTCAAGTTACGGATTTATAGAGGCAGGACTTGATGATTTGATTAAGGTTATCAAAGACTTGAACATAAAATCCATAGCTATCCCGCCCATTGGAGCAGGTCAGGGTGGGTTGAAGTGGGAAAAGGTCAAAAGAATTATTGAGGACAAACTCGGAGAATTGGATATAGAGATTCTTGTCTATGAGCCTGATAGTATAAATCTGATGCCCATATCAACAAATGCTAAGCTAACCAAACAAAGGGCGATGCTCCTTTATCTGGTTGAATTGTATAGAGTCCTTGGTTATGAAATTACACTCCTTGAGATACAAAAAGTTGCCTATTTTCTCCAGAGACTCGGACAAGCAGACCTGAAATTGCAATTCAAAAAATATTATTATGGTCCATATGCCCACAATCTCCAGCATTTATTACATCACCTGAGGGGCTCATATCTCCTTACGGAGAAACCAATTCTTGATAGCAGGCCCTACGATAATATATATCTGAATAATGAAAAACTTGCTGAAATCAAAGACTTTATAGATAAATACTGCTCAGACACAGAAATCCAGAGAATTGAAATAATTTCAAAGATTATAGAAGGATTTGAATCACCTTTCGGGCTTGAATTACTTGCAACTGTTGACTGGATATTATTTAACGACCGCGAAAATAAGATTCAGACCATTGAAGACTTCCAGAAGGCTATCCTCAGATGGAGTAAAAGGAAATACGATGTTTTTAAAAAAGAGTTGATAGAAATAGCCTTCAAACGTCTCATGCAGTTCAAAGAGAAACTCTATCCACTTAATAAACTTCCTATTCTAGCCCCTCTATGA
- a CDS encoding DNA-binding protein — protein MRTKKIIGLVVALSLILTTSMAFAAWKGWRGSGGWGMGSQYNRMYNPATVETISGTVESVDKITPMKGMNYGVHLVLKTDKETISVHLGPGWYIERLDTKIEKGDKIEVKGSRVTFAGKPAIIAAEVKKGGSVLILRDSAGIPVWAGWRR, from the coding sequence ATGAGAACAAAGAAAATCATAGGTTTGGTGGTAGCCCTCTCTTTGATTTTAACCACTTCAATGGCATTTGCAGCATGGAAAGGCTGGCGTGGAAGCGGTGGATGGGGTATGGGCTCACAGTATAACAGGATGTATAATCCAGCAACAGTAGAGACTATATCAGGAACTGTTGAATCAGTTGACAAGATCACACCAATGAAGGGGATGAATTACGGGGTACACCTCGTTTTAAAGACTGACAAAGAGACAATCTCTGTCCATCTCGGTCCGGGCTGGTATATCGAAAGGTTAGATACAAAGATAGAGAAAGGTGATAAGATTGAAGTAAAGGGTTCAAGGGTAACCTTTGCTGGCAAGCCAGCAATTATCGCAGCAGAGGTGAAAAAGGGAGGCAGTGTCCTCATCCTGAGAGACAGCGCAGGTATCCCTGTATGGGCAGGCTGGAGGAGATAA
- a CDS encoding UPF0175 family protein, translated as MPIRTIQITLPSEVLDKLATTYQDSAELIKEAAVLELYREGRLSSGKAAEILGMERFEFIRYAGRKGIPFIRITAEELEEEVKTIVK; from the coding sequence ATGCCGATTAGAACAATACAAATAACATTGCCATCCGAAGTTCTTGATAAGCTTGCAACTACCTATCAGGATAGTGCTGAGTTAATCAAGGAAGCGGCAGTGCTTGAATTATATAGAGAAGGTAGATTGTCCAGCGGAAAGGCAGCAGAAATACTTGGTATGGAAAGATTTGAATTTATCAGATATGCGGGGAGGAAGGGGATACCATTTATTCGTATAACTGCGGAAGAGCTTGAAGAAGAAGTAAAAACCATAGTGAAGTAA
- the darT gene encoding type II toxin-antitoxin system toxin DNA ADP-ribosyl transferase DarT has translation MNSTFIYRITHYRNLPFILQNGIHCQNSNINDPNFIQIGFPSLIDKRNERQVPIEPSGTLADYVPFYFTVRSPMLYVIAMGNDPEVIKTPQEDIIYIVSSVEKLEGMKIKYVFTNRHAKLDYAQFYNKYADLKKLNWDIIESNKWGRQYGTERKEIKQAECLVYKHLPVTAIMGIGCKTEKMYNIINDMIERPSQDFFVTIKPEWYFEP, from the coding sequence ATGAATTCAACCTTTATATATAGGATCACCCATTACAGAAATCTCCCTTTTATACTGCAAAACGGCATTCATTGTCAGAATTCTAATATTAATGACCCTAATTTCATACAAATTGGCTTTCCGTCGCTTATAGATAAAAGGAATGAACGGCAAGTGCCTATAGAGCCTTCCGGTACCCTTGCCGATTATGTGCCATTTTATTTTACTGTAAGGTCTCCTATGCTCTATGTTATAGCAATGGGCAATGACCCAGAGGTTATAAAGACCCCGCAAGAGGATATAATTTATATAGTGAGCAGTGTTGAAAAGCTGGAAGGGATGAAGATTAAATATGTCTTTACTAATAGACATGCGAAGTTGGATTATGCCCAATTTTATAACAAATATGCAGACCTTAAGAAACTCAATTGGGATATAATTGAAAGTAATAAATGGGGCAGACAATATGGAACTGAAAGGAAAGAAATTAAACAGGCAGAATGTCTTGTTTATAAACACTTGCCTGTGACAGCAATTATGGGTATAGGCTGTAAGACAGAAAAGATGTATAATATAATAAACGATATGATAGAGAGGCCAAGCCAGGATTTTTTTGTCACGATAAAACCAGAATGGTATTTTGAGCCATGA
- a CDS encoding Eco57I restriction-modification methylase domain-containing protein has protein sequence MSFDFVRARPLLQSADLKRLFIEELGWEPCHNTIAIPVNDTNYELKAIAEKKGFVVWQHTSHDNRLPDHNTRLKLERKLSETSFEHLIVFLSSDKSRQLWMWVKREPSRPLRPRTFEYMSNQPGDSLLTKLQHLYISLEEEEQGISITQVAQRARTAFDVERVTKRFYDRFKKEHAKFLDFIEAIPIPEDREWYASVMLNRLMFLYFIQKKGFLDGDPHYLRNRLRMMQARFGKDRFYSFYRYFLLRLFHEGLGKIKHSPELEELLGRVPYINGGIFDVHPVEEKYGHDIQIPDSAFESIFDYFDEYDWVLDPERSIKSASGREEINPDILGYIFEKYINQKEMGAYYTKEDITEYISKNTIIPFIFDRVKSRCKSAFENSDGKTIWNILQENPDRYIYHAVRHGITWDVYNDRPLGRPLSLPENIANGLNPSTLHNIVGEVESINDILTIKLRKDWNKPAPSEYALPTEIWREVIARRQRYEEVKKKILSGEIRDINDFITYNLDIRQFAQDVIANCESPELLRAFWGAIRDITVLDPTCGSGAFLFTALNILEPLYESCLDRMEEMLKDEAAKHNGKVKYTPHGYPLLPHKKMEDFSNILEMVENHPNRQYFIYKSIILNNLYGVDIMEEAVEICKLRLFLKLAAQVDPDPDKPNFGIEPLPDMDFNIRAGNTLVGFARYEDVERAVTTKFDFENSMQKITTKAADLQQAFDAFRRYQTEGDGIVPPEHKQEIRSRLKALEEELNKYLAGEYGIDVNKRSQYEQWLKTHQPFHWFIEFYGIVHEKGGFDVIIGNPPYVEYNKVKKQYTIKGYETEECGNLYAFVVERGDQLLVKQGDLGLIVPISLPSTPRMEPVRKILTQNSDFTWCSTYADRPGSLFTGVHQKLSIILFKKSLTNTQNMLLTTAYKHWYSKENKDERKHLMEVLIYYPSTDNSLCWLKGGSSIEKEIIRKIASQQCAISKNFHGQSSFYLAMRMMYWGKCFTELMASNEYKKIQTTTELDKKILVSVFNSTLYFWFWEIISDGWHITSKELDSFLLDLNQMSTFIKAPLSEFTDKLMEDLDNKKCYVGTKQTKYEYYHKLSKPIIDEIDCVLARHYGFTEEELDFIINYDIKYRMGITADGEDEEG, from the coding sequence ATGTCCTTTGATTTTGTCCGTGCAAGACCACTCCTTCAAAGTGCAGACCTGAAAAGGCTCTTTATTGAAGAACTGGGCTGGGAACCCTGCCATAACACCATTGCAATTCCTGTTAATGATACAAATTATGAACTTAAGGCAATTGCCGAGAAAAAGGGCTTTGTAGTCTGGCAGCACACAAGCCATGACAACAGACTTCCTGACCACAATACCCGCCTTAAACTTGAAAGAAAACTATCTGAAACGAGTTTTGAGCATCTTATAGTCTTTTTAAGTTCTGATAAATCAAGACAGTTATGGATGTGGGTAAAAAGGGAGCCCTCAAGACCGCTCAGACCAAGAACATTTGAGTATATGAGCAATCAGCCTGGGGATTCACTTTTGACAAAACTCCAGCATCTGTATATCTCTCTTGAGGAAGAAGAACAGGGTATCTCTATAACACAGGTTGCCCAGAGGGCAAGAACTGCCTTTGATGTGGAAAGGGTTACAAAGAGATTCTATGATAGGTTTAAGAAAGAGCATGCAAAGTTTCTTGATTTTATAGAGGCAATACCTATACCCGAAGACAGAGAGTGGTATGCCTCTGTAATGCTCAACAGGCTCATGTTTTTATACTTCATACAGAAAAAGGGCTTTCTTGATGGAGACCCCCATTATTTAAGAAATCGCCTGAGGATGATGCAGGCAAGATTTGGTAAAGACAGGTTTTACTCCTTCTATCGTTACTTTTTACTTCGCCTGTTCCACGAGGGTCTTGGAAAGATAAAACACTCTCCTGAACTTGAGGAACTGCTTGGCAGGGTGCCATATATAAATGGTGGGATATTTGATGTCCATCCAGTTGAAGAAAAGTACGGTCATGATATTCAAATACCTGACAGTGCCTTTGAATCAATCTTTGACTATTTTGATGAATACGACTGGGTCCTTGACCCTGAAAGGTCTATTAAAAGTGCCAGTGGTAGGGAGGAGATCAACCCTGACATTCTTGGTTACATATTTGAAAAATACATCAACCAGAAAGAGATGGGGGCCTACTACACGAAGGAGGATATTACAGAATACATAAGCAAAAATACAATAATCCCCTTTATCTTTGATAGGGTAAAGTCAAGATGTAAGAGTGCCTTTGAAAATTCTGATGGTAAGACAATATGGAATATCCTACAGGAAAACCCTGACAGATACATATACCATGCGGTAAGACACGGGATTACATGGGATGTTTACAATGATCGTCCTCTTGGCCGCCCCCTGTCACTTCCTGAAAACATTGCAAATGGGCTTAATCCTTCCACACTGCACAACATAGTTGGTGAGGTAGAGTCAATAAATGACATCCTTACCATCAAGTTAAGAAAGGACTGGAACAAACCAGCACCCTCAGAATATGCCCTACCAACAGAGATATGGCGAGAGGTCATAGCAAGAAGGCAGAGGTATGAGGAAGTAAAGAAAAAGATACTCTCAGGCGAGATCAGAGACATAAACGACTTTATTACATACAACCTTGATATAAGGCAGTTTGCCCAGGATGTGATTGCAAACTGTGAAAGTCCTGAATTGCTCCGTGCCTTCTGGGGTGCAATAAGAGACATCACTGTTCTTGACCCAACCTGTGGTTCAGGTGCCTTCTTGTTTACAGCCCTCAATATCCTTGAACCTCTTTATGAATCATGTCTTGACAGGATGGAGGAGATGCTAAAAGACGAGGCAGCAAAGCATAATGGAAAGGTCAAATACACCCCTCATGGCTACCCTCTCTTGCCACACAAAAAGATGGAAGACTTCTCAAACATCCTTGAGATGGTGGAAAACCATCCAAACAGGCAGTATTTTATTTACAAAAGTATAATCCTCAACAACCTCTATGGTGTTGACATCATGGAAGAGGCGGTGGAGATATGTAAACTCAGGCTATTTTTGAAACTCGCTGCACAGGTTGACCCTGACCCGGATAAACCCAACTTTGGTATTGAGCCACTTCCTGATATGGACTTTAACATTAGGGCAGGAAATACCCTTGTTGGCTTTGCAAGATATGAGGATGTAGAAAGGGCAGTTACAACCAAATTTGATTTTGAAAACTCAATGCAGAAAATAACCACAAAGGCAGCAGACCTACAGCAGGCATTTGATGCCTTCAGGAGATACCAGACAGAGGGAGACGGCATAGTCCCACCAGAGCATAAACAGGAGATACGCAGTAGGCTTAAGGCATTAGAAGAGGAATTAAACAAATACCTCGCTGGTGAATATGGAATAGATGTAAATAAAAGAAGCCAATATGAACAATGGCTCAAGACCCACCAGCCCTTTCACTGGTTTATAGAATTCTATGGCATTGTCCATGAAAAAGGTGGATTTGATGTGATAATAGGCAATCCACCTTATGTGGAATACAACAAGGTAAAGAAACAATACACAATCAAAGGATATGAGACAGAGGAATGTGGGAATCTGTATGCGTTTGTGGTGGAGAGGGGAGATCAATTATTAGTCAAACAAGGCGATTTAGGCTTAATAGTACCAATTTCGTTACCAAGTACACCACGAATGGAGCCAGTTCGCAAGATATTAACTCAAAATTCAGATTTTACATGGTGTAGCACCTATGCCGACAGACCAGGATCACTTTTTACTGGAGTCCACCAAAAATTATCTATAATTTTATTTAAAAAATCTTTAACAAATACCCAAAATATGTTGTTAACTACGGCATATAAACATTGGTATAGCAAAGAAAATAAAGATGAGCGTAAACATTTAATGGAGGTTCTAATATATTATCCATCTACTGATAATTCATTATGCTGGTTAAAAGGCGGCAGTTCAATTGAAAAAGAAATTATTCGCAAGATTGCCTCACAACAATGTGCAATCTCAAAAAATTTTCATGGTCAATCATCATTTTATTTGGCCATGAGAATGATGTACTGGGGTAAATGTTTTACAGAACTTATGGCATCTAATGAATATAAAAAAATTCAAACAACCACTGAATTAGATAAGAAAATTCTGGTTTCGGTTTTCAACTCAACATTATATTTTTGGTTTTGGGAAATTATAAGTGATGGATGGCATATTACATCCAAAGAATTAGATAGTTTCCTGTTAGATTTAAATCAGATGTCAACCTTTATTAAAGCGCCACTTTCTGAATTTACTGATAAGTTAATGGAGGACCTTGATAACAAAAAATGTTATGTGGGAACCAAACAAACGAAGTATGAGTATTATCATAAACTCTCCAAACCCATCATAGACGAGATAGACTGTGTGCTTGCAAGGCACTATGGTTTCACTGAGGAGGAACTTGACTTCATCATCAACTATGACATCAAATACAGGATGGGCATTACTGCAGATGGGGAAGATGAAGAAGGATGA
- the tsaA gene encoding tRNA (N6-threonylcarbamoyladenosine(37)-N6)-methyltransferase TrmO, producing the protein MKIELTPIGFVRTKAKSIPRHWTVSDVEGEIVINEEYKEGLRDIKAGQHIVVIFYFHQSPQFTHELLVQKPHHSKESKGVFSICSPVRPNPIGMSVVEVTGIDGCTLHIKGLDMLDGTPVIDIKPMVTMKEA; encoded by the coding sequence ATGAAAATAGAACTGACACCGATAGGTTTTGTAAGGACAAAAGCAAAGAGCATTCCGCGTCATTGGACAGTATCTGATGTGGAAGGTGAAATAGTTATCAATGAAGAGTATAAAGAAGGGCTTCGGGACATCAAGGCCGGACAGCACATTGTGGTGATTTTTTATTTCCATCAAAGCCCACAGTTTACCCATGAACTTCTTGTGCAAAAACCGCATCACAGTAAGGAAAGCAAAGGGGTTTTCAGTATCTGCTCTCCAGTAAGACCAAATCCCATCGGCATGTCCGTTGTAGAGGTAACAGGCATTGATGGATGCACACTACATATCAAAGGGCTTGATATGCTTGACGGCACGCCTGTCATTGACATAAAACCAATGGTTACAATGAAAGAGGCATGA
- a CDS encoding DUF433 domain-containing protein: protein MDTQSYKERITANPDIMLGKPVIKGTRITVELILRKLSEGMTIEELLEAYPQLTREDILASIKYSADVIAEEELIAS from the coding sequence ATGGATACACAGTCTTATAAGGAGAGAATAACTGCAAATCCTGATATAATGCTCGGGAAGCCAGTTATTAAAGGCACCCGTATAACTGTTGAACTGATATTGAGGAAGCTTTCAGAGGGAATGACCATTGAAGAACTCCTTGAGGCATATCCTCAACTGACAAGAGAGGACATACTTGCATCTATCAAATATTCTGCGGATGTGATAGCAGAGGAGGAATTGATTGCATCTTAA
- a CDS encoding type II toxin-antitoxin system HicB family antitoxin translates to MREFTVIIEQDEEGYYIAEVPQLKGCHTQARSFDELLERIKEAIQPCLEVYGEETPKANLISIIEGISLCYQC, encoded by the coding sequence ATGAGAGAATTCACCGTGATTATTGAGCAAGATGAAGAAGGCTACTACATTGCCGAAGTGCCTCAATTAAAAGGTTGCCATACTCAAGCAAGATCCTTTGACGAGTTGTTAGAAAGAATAAAGGAAGCAATCCAACCCTGTCTTGAGGTCTATGGAGAAGAAACTCCTAAAGCAAATCTTATCAGTATCATAGAAGGGATTTCACTCTGCTATCAGTGTTGA